CCCGCTGGCGTTCCGCGGCAGTTCCGCCACGAACACCACCCGCTTCGGTGCCTTGAAGGGGGCGAGCTTCTCGCGGACGTGGTCGACGAGTTCCGCCTCGGTGACCTCGCCGTGGGGGACGACGACGGCCGTGACCGCCTCGATCCAGCGGGCGTCGGGCAGGCCCACGACCGCCGCCTCGGCGACCTTGGGGTGGGTGTACAGGGCGTCCTCGACCTGGCGCGAGGCGACCAGGACGCCGCCGGAGTTGATGACGTCCTTCACGCGGTCGACGATCGTGTAGTAGCCGTGGGCGTCGCGTACGGCGAGGTCGCCGGAGCGGAACCAGCCGTCGCGGAAGGCCTCGGCGGTCTCCTCGGGCTTGTCCCAGTAGCCCTCGCACAGTTGCGGAGAGCGGTAGACGATCTCGCCGGGGGTTCCGTCGGGGACGTCGTCGCCGTTCTCGTCGACCACGCGCGCGTCGACGAACAGGACGGGGCGGCCGCAGGAGTCCATGCGGCCCTTGTGTTCGCCGGGGCCGAGCACCATGGCCAGGGGGCCGATCTCGCTCTGGCCGAAGCAGTTGTAGAAGGCCAGGTCCGGCAGGCGCTCCTGGAGCCGTTCGAGCACGGGGACCGGCATGATCGACGCCCCGTAGTAGGCCTTGCGCAGGCCGCTCAGGTCGCGCGTCGCGAAGTCGGGGCGGTGGGACAGGGCGATCCAGACGGTGGGCGGGGCGAACAGGCTGTCCACGCGGCCCGCCTCGATCAGGTCGAGGAGCCGGTCGCCGTCGGGTGCGTCGAGGATGAGGTTCGTCGCGCCGACGGCGAGGCCCGGCAGCAGGAAGACGTGCAGCTGCGCCGAGTGGTACAGCGGCAGCGCGTGCGCGGGGCGGTCGCCCGCACTGAGGTCGAGGGCGGTGATCGCGCTCAGG
This genomic stretch from Streptomyces sp. Go-475 harbors:
- a CDS encoding acyl-CoA synthetase, with translation MTTPGHGSTVDGVLRRSARRTPARVAVEYGERSWTYDELDTAVSRAASVLLAQGLSPGDRVGAYGHNSDAYLIAFLACARAGLVHVPVNQHLTGDELAYIVGQSGSSLVLTDPDLAARLPGGVRTLPLRDADGSLLARLAEAPVHDGPEPRGEDLVQLLYTSGTTALPKGAMMTHRALVHEYLSAITALDLSAGDRPAHALPLYHSAQLHVFLLPGLAVGATNLILDAPDGDRLLDLIEAGRVDSLFAPPTVWIALSHRPDFATRDLSGLRKAYYGASIMPVPVLERLQERLPDLAFYNCFGQSEIGPLAMVLGPGEHKGRMDSCGRPVLFVDARVVDENGDDVPDGTPGEIVYRSPQLCEGYWDKPEETAEAFRDGWFRSGDLAVRDAHGYYTIVDRVKDVINSGGVLVASRQVEDALYTHPKVAEAAVVGLPDARWIEAVTAVVVPHGEVTEAELVDHVREKLAPFKAPKRVVFVAELPRNASGKILKRELRKDLAGEPGPAASG